One genomic window of Clostridium taeniosporum includes the following:
- a CDS encoding ComEC/Rec2 family competence protein produces the protein MRIRRNLKFNLLLLFIIFIILFMIKHLNFNSKNYTTTNNIVIHYIDVGQGDASLIQVNNMNMLIDSGPKESRKKILNYLNSLNIEKLDYVIATHPHEDHIGNMAKIIRNFKVDKFYAPKVENSSSSFEKMVDALKDKKLKINVLNKNTTSLYLGNNTRITVFSPTKNSYDNLNNYSPVMKIQYGNTSFLFTGDAEKEIENEILLDSNNNIKSDVIKIGHHGSSTSSTKTFIEKVNPSIAIISVGNDNKFNHPNKSVIDRLKKNNTKIYQTNKEHTIILSSNGHKIIKNNKTPLAY, from the coding sequence ATGAGAATTAGAAGAAATTTAAAATTTAATCTATTACTACTATTTATAATATTCATTATATTATTTATGATAAAACACCTGAATTTTAACTCAAAAAACTATACTACTACTAATAATATAGTTATACATTACATTGATGTTGGCCAAGGTGATGCATCTCTTATACAAGTAAATAATATGAATATGCTAATAGATTCGGGTCCTAAAGAATCTAGAAAAAAGATTTTAAATTATCTTAATTCATTAAATATAGAAAAATTAGATTATGTTATTGCAACACATCCTCATGAAGATCACATAGGAAATATGGCAAAAATTATACGTAACTTTAAAGTGGATAAATTTTATGCTCCTAAAGTAGAAAATTCTTCTTCCTCATTTGAAAAAATGGTTGATGCTTTAAAAGATAAGAAGTTAAAGATTAATGTATTAAATAAAAATACAACTTCATTATATTTAGGTAATAACACACGTATTACAGTATTTTCACCTACTAAAAATTCATATGATAATTTAAATAATTATTCACCTGTTATGAAAATTCAGTATGGTAATACTTCATTTCTATTTACAGGAGATGCTGAAAAAGAAATAGAAAATGAAATTTTATTAGATTCAAATAATAATATAAAAAGTGATGTTATAAAAATAGGACATCATGGTTCTTCTACTTCTTCTACTAAAACTTTTATCGAAAAAGTAAATCCATCAATAGCTATAATCTCTGTAGGTAATGATAATAAATTCAATCATCCTAATAAATCAGTAATAGATCGTTTAAAGAAAAATAACACAAAAATTTATCAAACAAATAAAGAACATACAATTATTTTATCTTCTAATGGACATAAAATAATAAAAAATAATAAAACCCCTCTTGCATATTAA
- a CDS encoding ribonuclease H-like domain-containing protein has protein sequence MIIRENNVKVEEFSDEFMIKPENREYSPNELIFFDLEHYVYKKPKCIGVFGACEFSEKRNEILVTQYMIEDRDEAIDILYLAKSYFIRMKQFGKKAIVTFSGNNDFTVINYLFKKYGIEYDFDKEFDSIDIQKEYEKNKPTSIGLKNLEKLFDIIREGEVISGSNLAKTFHKVLKDKNYFKRMPEEKIEKILLYNEQDVVNLYHIYVKWKKYIFDNEIEQLDNNIEDINEFNYENKSIINH, from the coding sequence GTGATTATTCGTGAGAACAACGTAAAGGTAGAAGAATTTAGTGATGAATTTATGATAAAACCTGAAAATAGAGAATATTCCCCAAATGAACTAATATTTTTTGATCTTGAACATTATGTTTATAAAAAACCAAAATGTATTGGAGTATTTGGTGCATGTGAATTTAGTGAAAAAAGAAATGAAATTTTAGTTACTCAATATATGATAGAAGATAGAGATGAAGCAATTGATATACTATATTTAGCTAAAAGTTATTTTATTAGAATGAAACAGTTTGGGAAAAAAGCTATTGTTACATTTTCAGGAAATAATGATTTTACTGTTATAAATTATCTTTTTAAAAAATATGGAATAGAATATGATTTTGATAAAGAATTTGATTCTATAGATATACAAAAAGAATATGAAAAAAATAAACCTACTTCTATAGGATTAAAGAATTTAGAAAAATTATTTGATATTATAAGAGAAGGAGAAGTTATTAGTGGATCAAATTTAGCTAAAACCTTTCATAAAGTATTAAAAGATAAGAATTATTTTAAGAGAATGCCAGAAGAAAAAATAGAAAAAATTCTTCTTTATAATGAACAAGATGTTGTAAATTTATATCATATTTATGTAAAATGGAAAAAATATATATTTGATAATGAAATAGAACAACTAGATAATAATATTGAAGATATAAATGAGTTTAATTATGAAAATAAGTCAATAATAAATCACTAA
- a CDS encoding HAD-IB family hydrolase, translated as MSKIGAFFDLDGTLYREGLITEVFKKMVKYEIIAPERWYNEVKPHFLKWDKRQGDYDNYLLKMVDVYLEAIKGLQKYEVEHIAQKVVEQKGDRVYTFTRDRIKWHKDQGHIIMIISGSPSELVSEMAKKYNFNDYKGTIYKIDKNNMYTSEVVAMWDSNSKSKAINELVEKYDIDLNKSYAYGDTSGDYTMFKYVGHPFCINPTKELLQKVKNDKELTKKVNVVVERKDVIYNLNIEDIQFV; from the coding sequence ATGTCAAAAATAGGAGCATTTTTTGATTTGGACGGAACATTATATAGGGAAGGTTTAATTACAGAAGTATTTAAAAAAATGGTTAAATATGAGATTATAGCGCCTGAAAGATGGTATAATGAAGTAAAGCCTCATTTTTTAAAATGGGATAAAAGACAAGGAGATTATGACAATTATCTTTTAAAAATGGTAGATGTTTATTTGGAAGCTATTAAAGGGTTACAAAAATATGAAGTAGAGCATATTGCACAAAAAGTAGTTGAGCAAAAAGGTGATAGAGTCTACACTTTTACAAGAGATAGAATAAAGTGGCATAAAGATCAGGGGCATATTATAATGATAATATCGGGTTCACCATCTGAGCTTGTTAGTGAAATGGCTAAGAAATATAATTTTAATGATTATAAAGGAACAATTTATAAAATAGACAAAAATAATATGTATACAAGCGAAGTTGTAGCAATGTGGGATAGTAATAGTAAATCTAAAGCTATAAATGAACTTGTAGAAAAATATGATATAGATCTTAACAAAAGTTATGCTTATGGAGATACATCTGGAGATTATACTATGTTTAAGTATGTAGGACATCCATTTTGTATTAATCCTACAAAAGAACTTTTACAAAAAGTTAAGAATGACAAAGAGTTAACCAAAAAAGTTAATGTTGTAGTAGAAAGAAAGGATGTAATATATAACTTAAATATTGAAGATATACAATTTGTATAG
- a CDS encoding FeoA family protein, translating into MCICDLKPGEKGIIDFIEGNLKLKKRLSALGCIKGTEIEFRRKAPLGDPIVINFRGFDLAIRRKDAKNIFLSV; encoded by the coding sequence ATGTGTATTTGTGATTTAAAACCTGGCGAAAAAGGAATTATAGATTTTATTGAAGGTAATTTAAAATTAAAAAAAAGATTATCTGCCTTAGGATGTATTAAAGGTACTGAAATTGAATTTAGGAGAAAAGCTCCTTTAGGTGATCCTATAGTTATAAATTTTAGAGGATTTGATTTAGCTATTAGAAGAAAGGATGCTAAAAATATATTTTTATCGGTATAG
- the feoB gene encoding ferrous iron transport protein B, whose protein sequence is MTNIALLGNPNVGKTTLFNALTGSNQYVGNWPGVTVEKKEGYINDVKVVDLPGIYAMDTFSNEEKVAKDFLKNGQVDLILNIVDASNLNRNLYLTTQLKEFNKPIILAVNMIDIAESKGIFIDYKKLSKLLDVEIIPISAGKNIGIEKISHALQNINFKTPVNNDKFTFSSEEDAYLFIENVLKQCIKSEPKEKITITEKIDKILLNPYFAYPIFLMIIALMFQITFSWIGQPLSDLLDEFLNDSFVPFVSNLLSTTKPWFQSLIVDGIIAGVGGILVLLPIILVLFICITLLEDSGYMSRVAFLMDKLMRKMGLSGKAFIPMLIGFGCTVPAIMTARTLESEKDRKLTSLLVPLMSCNARLPVYVVFASVFFTKHRGLVVASLYFLGVLLAFLLGILFKNTYFKKDEEPFIIEIPEYKMPKLSSVLRQTGDKGKDFLKKAGTIIFAMSVVIWFLSNFNFSGMVNEINDSILASIGNTIAPIFSPLGFGNWQSAVSLLSGLLAKESVIASMQVIFGGNLDVVLTSHFTALSAYTFLVFILLYTPCISVIGTMKKEFGVRFTLFSIFYQLVLAWIVSFLIFNIGNMII, encoded by the coding sequence ATGACAAACATAGCTTTGCTTGGAAACCCTAATGTAGGAAAAACTACTTTATTTAATGCTTTAACTGGTTCCAATCAATATGTTGGAAATTGGCCTGGAGTAACTGTTGAAAAAAAAGAAGGATACATAAATGACGTAAAAGTTGTAGACTTACCAGGAATCTATGCAATGGATACTTTCTCAAATGAAGAAAAAGTAGCAAAAGATTTTTTAAAAAATGGACAAGTCGATTTAATATTAAACATAGTAGATGCTTCTAATTTAAATAGAAATCTTTACTTAACTACTCAATTAAAGGAATTCAATAAACCTATAATTTTAGCAGTTAATATGATTGATATCGCAGAATCTAAAGGTATTTTTATAGATTATAAAAAGCTTTCAAAATTATTAGATGTTGAAATAATACCTATATCTGCTGGTAAAAATATTGGTATAGAAAAGATTTCTCATGCATTACAAAATATAAATTTTAAAACTCCAGTAAATAATGATAAATTTACATTTTCTAGTGAAGAAGATGCTTATTTATTTATTGAGAATGTATTAAAACAATGTATAAAATCTGAGCCTAAAGAAAAAATAACTATTACAGAAAAAATAGATAAAATTTTACTTAATCCATATTTTGCTTATCCAATATTTCTAATGATAATTGCTTTAATGTTTCAAATCACATTTTCTTGGATTGGGCAACCATTATCAGATTTATTAGATGAATTTTTAAATGACTCTTTTGTCCCATTTGTAAGTAATTTATTATCAACTACTAAGCCGTGGTTTCAATCTTTAATAGTTGATGGAATAATTGCAGGAGTCGGGGGAATACTAGTACTATTGCCAATAATACTTGTTTTATTTATATGTATAACCTTATTAGAAGACAGTGGTTATATGTCTAGAGTAGCATTTTTAATGGATAAACTAATGAGAAAAATGGGTTTATCAGGGAAGGCATTTATCCCTATGTTAATTGGATTTGGGTGTACTGTCCCTGCAATAATGACTGCAAGAACTTTGGAAAGTGAAAAAGATAGAAAACTTACATCTTTACTCGTTCCTTTAATGTCATGCAATGCTCGTTTACCTGTTTATGTTGTATTCGCTTCTGTATTTTTTACAAAGCATAGAGGGCTAGTTGTTGCATCATTATACTTTTTAGGAGTTTTATTGGCATTCTTATTAGGTATATTATTTAAAAATACATATTTCAAAAAAGACGAAGAACCATTTATAATTGAAATTCCTGAATATAAAATGCCAAAGTTATCATCCGTTTTAAGACAAACAGGAGATAAAGGAAAAGATTTCTTAAAAAAAGCTGGAACAATAATATTTGCTATGAGTGTAGTAATATGGTTTTTATCAAATTTTAATTTTAGTGGTATGGTAAACGAAATAAATGATAGTATTTTAGCCTCTATAGGTAATACAATTGCCCCTATATTTTCACCATTAGGATTTGGAAATTGGCAATCCGCTGTTTCATTACTTTCAGGTCTACTTGCTAAAGAATCTGTTATAGCTTCAATGCAAGTGATTTTCGGAGGTAATCTAGATGTGGTTTTAACTTCACATTTCACAGCGTTATCTGCTTATACTTTCTTAGTATTCATATTACTATATACACCTTGTATTTCTGTAATAGGAACTATGAAAAAAGAATTTGGAGTTAGATTTACTTTATTTTCTATATTTTATCAATTGGTTCTTGCTTGGATAGTTTCATTTTTGATATTTAATATAGGAAATATGATTATTTAA
- a CDS encoding FeoB-associated Cys-rich membrane protein encodes MIEIICTILIVLSSLFIIIKSIKSSSKGNCNCSSNCKNCSKTCGDILNKK; translated from the coding sequence ATGATAGAAATAATTTGTACTATACTAATTGTTTTATCTTCACTTTTTATAATTATAAAATCTATAAAAAGTTCATCTAAAGGTAATTGTAATTGTAGTAGTAATTGTAAAAATTGTTCTAAAACATGTGGTGATATTTTAAATAAAAAATAG
- a CDS encoding AI-2E family transporter translates to MNINKNVKYRDILTIAIIAIILYKLIDNYEILFKITNRFMSIISPFIYAIVFAYMLNPIMMFLERQFKMSRGKSILATYAIITGIVIIFFFFTIPSLIDSIGSISKEVPNYMDTIQEWIDKAIKNPKISQLIINAGLVDKIEFLSIKMGNFTVTLLQGMLSYLLSFTGNLVKIIFGFLIAVYVLNDKEQLINGLKTLMHIILKEKKADKLIKACKIYNKMIGVYIGTKAIDSAIIGFIALICLVIVKSPYALLLSIIVAVTNMIPYFGPFIGEIVGVVMCIFVSPMKALIVFILLLLIQQFDAWYLDPKLIGAKVGVKPFWIIMGVIIGGAFWGPIGMLLASPTLATINIYYIRLVEYYKRKDPSLFKKL, encoded by the coding sequence ATGAATATAAATAAGAATGTAAAATATAGAGATATACTAACAATTGCTATAATAGCAATTATTTTATACAAATTAATAGATAATTATGAAATTTTATTTAAAATAACAAATCGTTTTATGTCCATTATTTCACCATTTATATATGCCATAGTTTTTGCTTATATGTTAAATCCAATAATGATGTTTTTAGAAAGGCAGTTTAAAATGTCAAGGGGAAAATCTATTTTAGCAACATATGCAATTATAACAGGAATAGTAATAATATTTTTCTTTTTTACTATACCTAGCTTAATAGATAGTATAGGTAGTATAAGTAAAGAAGTACCAAATTATATGGACACAATTCAAGAATGGATTGATAAGGCTATAAAAAATCCTAAAATAAGCCAATTAATAATTAATGCAGGTTTAGTTGATAAAATTGAATTTTTATCAATTAAAATGGGGAATTTTACAGTAACCTTATTGCAAGGAATGTTAAGTTATCTATTGTCTTTTACGGGAAATTTAGTAAAAATAATATTTGGATTTTTAATAGCTGTATATGTATTAAATGATAAAGAGCAGTTAATAAATGGGTTAAAAACTTTAATGCATATAATTTTAAAAGAAAAGAAAGCTGATAAATTGATTAAAGCTTGTAAAATTTATAATAAGATGATAGGTGTATATATAGGAACAAAGGCTATAGATTCAGCTATAATAGGTTTTATAGCTCTGATTTGTTTAGTGATTGTTAAATCACCATATGCTTTACTATTATCAATTATAGTAGCCGTTACTAATATGATACCGTATTTTGGACCTTTTATAGGAGAAATAGTTGGAGTTGTAATGTGTATTTTTGTTTCACCTATGAAGGCTCTTATAGTATTTATACTTTTACTTTTAATTCAACAATTTGATGCATGGTATCTTGACCCTAAACTTATAGGAGCAAAAGTAGGGGTAAAACCATTCTGGATTATAATGGGGGTAATAATAGGGGGTGCATTCTGGGGGCCTATAGGAATGTTATTGGCATCACCTACATTAGCTACAATTAATATTTATTATATTAGACTAGTAGAATACTATAAGCGTAAAGATCCAAGTTTATTTAAAAAATTATAA
- the argS gene encoding arginine--tRNA ligase has protein sequence MDYKNKIAQLIKEHVELDVATIEKLIEIPPKSEMGDYAFPCFQLSKVMRKAPNMIAETLKDAINKDGFERIENLGPYLNFFVDKGIFAENTIGNILKEEEKYGESNIGEGKTVCVEYSSPNIAKPFHVGHLFTTAIGNSLYKMFKKEGYDVVGINHLGDWGTQFGKLISAYNRWVDEKALEKAPIDELLRIYVKFHEEAEKDPSLEDEGRMYFKKLETGDPEAQALWKRFRDLSLKEFERVYDILGVKFDSLAGEAFYNDKMDVVVNELKDKGLLVESNGAQVVMLDDYNMPPCIVLKGDGASIYATRDLAAAMYRKKTYDFYKSIYVVGTPQALHFKQVFKVLELAGHEWAKDCVHVGFGLVKFADRKLSTRKGEVVLLDDLIRESIEKTLDVINEKNPNLENKEEVAKKIGVGAVIFTYLKNSREKDIVFDWKEILSFEGETGPYVQYSYARANSILSRAENISSEVDYSKLSSKEEFELVKVLANFNKQIKLAIDKLEPSILTRYVIEVAKAFNKFYNAHSVLNLEDEVLKATRLNLVKSSLQVIKNGLELLGIDVVEKM, from the coding sequence ATGGATTATAAAAATAAAATTGCACAGCTAATAAAAGAACATGTAGAATTAGATGTTGCTACTATAGAGAAACTTATTGAAATACCACCTAAGTCTGAAATGGGTGATTACGCTTTTCCATGTTTCCAACTTTCAAAAGTAATGAGAAAAGCACCAAATATGATAGCTGAAACTTTAAAAGATGCTATTAACAAAGATGGATTTGAGAGAATTGAAAATTTAGGACCATATTTAAACTTCTTTGTTGATAAAGGAATATTTGCTGAAAATACTATAGGCAATATATTAAAAGAAGAAGAAAAATATGGAGAATCTAATATAGGGGAAGGAAAAACTGTTTGTGTTGAGTATTCTTCACCAAATATTGCCAAACCATTCCATGTAGGTCATTTATTTACAACAGCTATTGGTAATTCTTTATATAAGATGTTTAAAAAAGAAGGTTATGATGTTGTTGGGATAAATCATTTAGGAGATTGGGGAACACAATTTGGTAAGCTTATATCAGCTTATAACAGATGGGTAGACGAAAAAGCTTTAGAAAAAGCTCCAATTGATGAACTTTTAAGAATATATGTTAAATTCCATGAAGAAGCTGAAAAAGATCCTAGCTTAGAAGATGAAGGTAGAATGTATTTTAAAAAGCTAGAAACAGGAGATCCAGAAGCACAAGCTTTATGGAAGAGATTTAGAGATTTAAGTTTAAAAGAATTTGAAAGAGTTTATGATATACTAGGTGTTAAATTTGATTCTTTAGCTGGAGAAGCATTCTATAATGATAAAATGGATGTAGTAGTTAATGAATTAAAAGATAAAGGGCTACTTGTTGAAAGTAATGGAGCACAAGTTGTGATGTTGGATGATTACAATATGCCTCCTTGTATAGTTTTAAAAGGTGATGGTGCTTCTATATATGCAACAAGAGATTTAGCAGCAGCAATGTATAGAAAGAAAACTTATGATTTTTATAAGAGTATCTATGTTGTTGGAACTCCTCAAGCATTACACTTTAAACAAGTATTTAAAGTATTAGAACTTGCAGGACATGAATGGGCAAAGGATTGTGTTCATGTAGGATTTGGATTAGTTAAATTTGCAGATAGAAAACTTTCAACAAGAAAGGGAGAAGTTGTATTACTTGATGATTTAATAAGAGAATCAATAGAAAAAACTTTAGATGTTATAAATGAAAAAAATCCAAATCTTGAAAATAAAGAAGAAGTAGCTAAGAAAATTGGTGTCGGAGCTGTTATATTCACTTATCTAAAGAATTCAAGAGAAAAAGATATTGTATTCGACTGGAAGGAAATATTATCATTTGAAGGAGAAACAGGTCCATACGTTCAATATTCATATGCTAGAGCTAATAGTATATTAAGTAGGGCTGAAAATATTTCTTCAGAAGTTGATTACAGTAAATTATCTTCAAAAGAAGAATTTGAATTAGTTAAAGTTTTAGCTAATTTTAATAAACAAATTAAACTTGCTATAGATAAATTAGAGCCTTCAATCTTAACAAGATATGTAATAGAAGTTGCAAAAGCATTTAATAAATTTTATAATGCACATTCAGTATTAAATTTAGAAGATGAAGTTTTAAAAGCAACTAGATTAAACTTAGTAAAGAGTAGCTTACAAGTCATAAAAAATGGTTTGGAATTATTAGGAATTGATGTAGTAGAAAAAATGTAA
- a CDS encoding Ppx/GppA phosphatase family protein, with the protein MKKIGVIYIGSNSVKFTLMNVMENGYYKIIGESSNDIKLALDLLDDTKISDNKINETLSNVRSFKSLCNFSEVKEIIAVATCALKEASNCNEFLQKIKDQFNITVNLLSYEQEMHYSYLGVTRSIYVKNSLIVDICGSSTHLTWVKNGKMEKNTTIPLGSLTCTFKYNLQDRVCYENLEKAILYLTNILNDIEWLKKENFDSIITVGSTARTLCKIDKAKKRYPFDILHNYKLNENDVYKIYNLIKCKDFKQRTKIEGLTVEKSDLIVGGLSILNTIIEKVPCDDIIISGRGLREGIMFEYINNHYKPIDDILDYNLNGIIEYLNINKVHAEHVFNITSTLFNELKPLHKLGDKYNNILKTATLLHDSGISIDYYHHHKHSFYVILNSNINGLSHRELFMSAAIAATNNERDKIALPPFFSIINKLDIKAINYINILLMIAEHLDLSLERAVNYLSIDIKGDAVLINLSSHLNIDLEIKQVLKFKDRFKEIYGKNLEVKQI; encoded by the coding sequence ATGAAAAAAATAGGTGTTATATATATTGGTTCTAATTCAGTTAAATTTACATTAATGAATGTAATGGAAAATGGATATTACAAAATTATTGGAGAATCTAGTAATGATATTAAACTTGCTTTAGATTTATTAGATGATACTAAAATATCGGATAATAAAATAAATGAAACACTATCAAATGTTCGTTCATTTAAATCACTATGTAACTTTTCAGAAGTAAAAGAAATTATAGCAGTTGCTACTTGTGCTTTAAAAGAAGCCTCTAACTGTAACGAATTCCTTCAAAAAATTAAAGATCAATTTAATATAACTGTTAATTTATTATCATATGAACAAGAAATGCATTATAGTTATCTTGGAGTAACAAGAAGTATTTATGTAAAGAATTCTCTTATAGTAGATATTTGTGGCTCTTCTACTCATTTAACTTGGGTTAAGAACGGCAAAATGGAAAAGAACACCACAATACCACTAGGTTCTTTAACTTGTACATTTAAATATAATTTACAAGATAGAGTATGTTACGAAAATTTAGAAAAAGCTATTTTATATTTAACTAATATACTTAATGATATTGAATGGTTAAAAAAAGAAAATTTTGATTCTATAATCACTGTTGGAAGTACGGCTAGAACTCTTTGTAAAATTGATAAAGCTAAAAAAAGATATCCTTTTGATATTCTTCATAACTATAAACTAAATGAAAATGATGTTTACAAAATATATAATTTAATAAAATGTAAAGATTTTAAACAAAGAACTAAAATTGAAGGATTAACTGTAGAAAAATCCGATTTAATAGTTGGTGGTTTAAGTATTTTAAATACTATAATTGAAAAAGTGCCTTGTGACGATATAATAATTTCAGGTCGTGGTTTAAGAGAAGGTATAATGTTTGAATATATAAATAATCATTATAAACCTATTGATGATATATTAGATTATAACTTAAATGGTATAATTGAATATTTAAATATAAATAAAGTACATGCTGAACATGTTTTTAATATAACTTCAACTTTATTTAACGAATTAAAGCCTCTCCATAAATTAGGAGATAAGTATAATAACATATTAAAAACTGCTACATTATTACATGATTCAGGAATTAGTATTGATTATTATCATCATCATAAACATTCTTTTTATGTAATATTAAATTCAAATATTAACGGTCTTAGCCATAGAGAATTGTTTATGAGTGCAGCTATTGCGGCTACTAATAATGAAAGAGATAAAATAGCTTTACCCCCTTTCTTCTCAATAATAAATAAATTAGATATAAAAGCTATAAATTACATAAATATATTACTTATGATTGCTGAACATTTAGATTTAAGTCTTGAAAGAGCTGTAAATTATTTAAGTATAGATATAAAAGGTGATGCTGTTTTAATTAATTTATCATCTCATTTAAATATAGATTTAGAAATTAAACAAGTTCTTAAGTTTAAAGATAGATTTAAAGAGATTTATGGTAAAAACTTAGAAGTAAAACAAATTTAA
- a CDS encoding site-2 protease family protein: MEKILEVCLVMPGILLAFTFHEYAHGKIADMLGDSTPRYEGRLTLNPIYHIDPMGFLMLLLFKFGWAKPIRTNPSAYKNYYKDDLKVSIAGVCANLLIALIFSIIAGIFVRFALNILSKSYYEVIYSMILNIIYLNISFAVFNLLPIPGLDGFRVLQDLMPKKFRKMGDQLYKYQILMLIGIVFFGGFIIRTPVNFLYGQLMNLASFVFTLF, from the coding sequence ATGGAAAAAATACTTGAGGTATGTTTAGTAATGCCTGGAATATTACTTGCATTTACATTTCACGAATATGCTCATGGAAAGATAGCAGATATGTTAGGAGATAGTACTCCAAGGTATGAAGGAAGATTAACGTTAAATCCTATATATCATATTGATCCCATGGGATTTTTGATGTTATTATTATTTAAATTTGGATGGGCAAAACCAATTAGAACTAATCCATCTGCATATAAGAATTATTATAAAGATGACTTAAAAGTTAGCATAGCAGGGGTATGTGCTAATTTACTTATAGCATTAATATTTTCAATTATAGCTGGTATATTTGTTAGATTTGCACTTAATATTTTATCTAAATCATATTATGAAGTTATATATAGTATGATTTTGAATATTATATATCTTAACATTAGCTTTGCTGTATTTAACCTATTACCTATTCCGGGATTGGATGGATTTAGGGTATTACAGGATTTAATGCCAAAGAAATTTCGTAAAATGGGAGATCAATTATATAAATATCAAATATTAATGTTAATAGGAATAGTGTTTTTTGGTGGTTTTATAATTAGAACACCAGTAAATTTTTTATATGGTCAGTTAATGAATTTAGCATCATTTGTATTTACTTTATTTTAA
- a CDS encoding dipeptidyl-peptidase IV encodes MKVIKRLISWAILSLILQFAGLFILDSFVFKHSSDFKMKKVETNVADTKNVNATISSEAEDVKISYDGRYLTYNLNNKVYIEDTSTNEKSEIKTENKGEILYYKWLSDRDRIVIAEKVHIDGIEKIKLVTYDPTNKTQSDVSEVCRYRDDMEVKKISVSVLTGVYYVDIDRGGMRSTVYRIDINHDLTRVNLRSEVLGNMKVIPRYDRLIYEDELNNTFYATSPSKRLVIKSDKELALLGIDAEGVIYIGEITADKVSKIIYGTVDEDTSTWKNMELAEVVNPTDIYFNSKSEILINDNLQGIVKNLTTGKMISYDGKLIEIKEKFIATVVDEKLSYTSLTEE; translated from the coding sequence ATGAAAGTTATTAAACGACTGATTTCTTGGGCAATTCTATCTCTAATATTACAATTTGCTGGTTTGTTCATTTTAGATAGTTTTGTTTTTAAACATTCTTCAGATTTTAAAATGAAAAAGGTTGAAACTAATGTAGCAGATACTAAGAATGTAAATGCAACAATTTCATCAGAAGCTGAGGATGTAAAGATATCTTATGATGGAAGATACTTAACTTATAATCTTAATAATAAAGTATACATAGAAGATACATCAACAAATGAGAAAAGTGAAATAAAAACTGAAAATAAGGGAGAAATATTATATTATAAATGGTTATCTGATAGAGATAGAATAGTTATAGCTGAAAAAGTTCATATAGATGGAATAGAAAAGATAAAACTTGTAACATATGATCCCACTAATAAAACTCAAAGTGATGTAAGTGAAGTATGTAGATATAGAGATGATATGGAAGTTAAGAAAATAAGTGTTTCAGTTTTAACGGGTGTGTATTATGTTGATATAGACAGAGGTGGAATGAGAAGTACTGTATATAGAATAGATATAAATCATGATTTAACAAGAGTAAACCTTAGATCTGAGGTATTAGGAAATATGAAAGTTATTCCACGTTATGATAGGTTGATTTATGAAGATGAACTTAATAATACATTTTATGCTACAAGTCCTAGCAAGAGATTAGTAATTAAGTCAGATAAAGAATTAGCCTTACTTGGAATTGATGCTGAAGGAGTTATATATATAGGAGAAATAACAGCTGATAAGGTATCAAAAATAATATATGGAACAGTAGATGAAGATACATCTACATGGAAGAATATGGAGCTAGCAGAAGTAGTAAATCCAACTGATATATACTTTAATAGTAAGAGTGAAATATTAATTAATGATAATCTTCAAGGAATAGTTAAAAATCTTACAACTGGTAAGATGATTTCATATGATGGAAAATTAATTGAAATAAAAGAAAAGTTTATTGCAACTGTTGTAGATGAAAAATTATCATACACTAGTTTAACAGAAGAATAA